The following coding sequences lie in one Maribacter forsetii DSM 18668 genomic window:
- the argH gene encoding argininosuccinate lyase, whose translation MKLWDKGFSTDKKIDHFTVGNDRELDLHLAKYDVIASKAHAKMLGKIGLISPKETAELVNELDHIAARIEKGTFTIENSFEDMHSKIEYLLTLSLGDTGKKIHTARSRNDQVLVAMHLYLKDELTEIKSMTKSLFNLLLVKAQEHKDVMLPGYTHLQIAMPSSFGLWFSAYAESLIDDLYFIEAAYKVADQNPLGSAAGYGSSFAIDRSYTTEEMGFATMKYNVVAAQMSRGKAEKATAFGIANIAATLSKMAMDICLYMSQNFDFISFPDELTTGSSIMPHKKNPDVFELVRGKCNKLQSIPNQLTLVINNLPSGYHRDLQLVKEIIVPAIQDMKACLEILTFSLKEIKVNDSILDDPKYDYLFSVDTLNELVQNGMPFRDAYKKMGMEINEGTFSPKRDIHHSHEGSLGNLCLKEINDKMKEV comes from the coding sequence ATGAAACTCTGGGATAAAGGATTTAGCACTGATAAAAAGATTGACCACTTCACCGTTGGAAATGATAGAGAATTAGACCTACACTTAGCTAAATATGATGTAATAGCTTCTAAAGCGCATGCTAAAATGCTTGGTAAAATAGGACTGATTTCCCCTAAGGAAACTGCAGAGCTAGTAAATGAATTAGACCATATTGCAGCACGTATTGAAAAAGGAACTTTTACTATTGAAAATTCCTTTGAGGACATGCATTCTAAAATTGAATACTTACTTACCTTAAGCCTAGGTGATACCGGTAAAAAAATACATACTGCACGTTCTAGAAACGATCAAGTTCTTGTAGCAATGCACCTATATTTAAAGGACGAATTGACCGAGATCAAGTCGATGACTAAATCGCTTTTCAATCTTTTGCTAGTAAAAGCTCAAGAACATAAGGATGTCATGTTACCTGGATACACGCATTTACAGATCGCGATGCCTTCCTCATTCGGACTATGGTTTTCCGCCTATGCAGAAAGCTTAATAGATGACCTTTATTTTATTGAAGCAGCTTATAAAGTTGCCGATCAAAACCCTTTAGGTAGTGCCGCTGGTTACGGTAGTTCTTTTGCCATAGACCGAAGCTACACTACTGAAGAAATGGGTTTTGCAACTATGAAGTATAATGTAGTGGCTGCTCAAATGAGTAGAGGAAAAGCAGAAAAAGCGACAGCCTTTGGCATTGCCAATATTGCCGCGACCTTGTCTAAAATGGCTATGGATATCTGTTTGTACATGAGTCAGAATTTTGATTTTATCTCATTCCCAGATGAGTTGACTACAGGTTCTAGCATTATGCCTCACAAAAAAAATCCTGATGTTTTTGAATTGGTACGTGGTAAGTGTAATAAGTTACAATCCATTCCAAATCAATTAACCTTGGTTATTAACAACCTACCAAGTGGCTATCATAGAGATTTACAATTGGTAAAGGAAATTATTGTTCCTGCCATACAGGATATGAAAGCCTGTTTAGAGATTTTGACTTTTAGTCTCAAAGAGATTAAAGTAAATGACAGTATTCTAGATGATCCAAAATATGATTACCTATTTAGTGTAGATACTCTAAATGAATTGGTACAAAATGGAATGCCTTTTAGAGATGCATACAAGAAAATGGGTATGGAAATTAACGAAGGTACATTCTCACCAAAAAGAGATATTCACCATTCTCATGAAGGTAGCCTTGGTAATTTATGTTTAAAGGAAATTAACGATAAAATGAAGGAAGTTTAG